Proteins encoded within one genomic window of Candidatus Fusobacterium pullicola:
- the mgtE gene encoding magnesium transporter, translating into MEDIYHLLETNQLNKVRELLVDLQPVDIAEFFEEMSKEQSLKLFRILPKSLSADIFSYLSSDKQQEIIENITDEEIRNIVNDMFIDDTVDFIEEMPANIVDKILQNTSSDIRNLINQFLRYPENSAGSVMTVEYVSLKSDMNIGQALHSIKRFGIDNETIDICYIIDNQRKLVGYISLKKLIFLDDDVPLVDAMETNFVTCHTTDDQENIASDFRKYDLTSMPVVDNEDRLVGIITIDDVVDVIDQENTEDMQMMAAMSPSNEEYLKESVFSLVKQRIGWLLILMILATFTGIIIRTYEGVLQSAIVLISFIPMLMSTGGNAGSQASMLITRGIALEEIELSDIWEIFWKELRVSIIIGLVLSIVNFLIIYYLSDINFAVSFAISLSLFITIIIAKVVGSTLPIIAKALKFDPAIIASPLITTMIDACALIVFFLVSTHYLHLA; encoded by the coding sequence TTGGAAGATATTTATCATTTATTAGAGACTAATCAGCTTAACAAGGTGAGAGAGCTACTGGTAGACCTGCAACCAGTTGATATTGCAGAGTTTTTTGAAGAGATGAGTAAGGAGCAAAGTCTAAAGCTTTTTAGAATTTTACCTAAAAGTTTATCAGCAGATATTTTTTCTTATCTTTCATCAGATAAGCAACAGGAAATTATTGAAAACATAACAGATGAAGAGATTCGTAATATAGTTAATGATATGTTTATCGATGATACTGTAGATTTTATTGAAGAGATGCCAGCTAATATTGTAGATAAAATTCTACAAAATACATCTTCAGATATTAGAAATTTAATTAACCAATTTTTAAGATATCCTGAAAATAGTGCTGGTAGTGTTATGACTGTAGAGTATGTTTCTCTAAAAAGTGATATGAATATTGGACAAGCACTACACTCTATTAAGAGATTTGGAATTGATAATGAGACTATTGATATCTGTTATATAATAGATAATCAAAGAAAACTTGTGGGATATATATCTCTAAAAAAATTAATTTTCTTAGATGATGATGTTCCTCTTGTCGATGCAATGGAGACAAATTTTGTTACTTGTCATACTACAGATGACCAAGAGAATATCGCTTCTGATTTTAGAAAATATGACTTAACATCTATGCCAGTTGTAGATAACGAGGATAGACTTGTTGGTATTATCACTATAGATGATGTAGTTGATGTTATTGACCAAGAAAACACTGAAGATATGCAAATGATGGCTGCAATGTCACCTTCTAATGAAGAGTATCTTAAAGAGTCTGTATTTTCATTAGTTAAACAGAGAATTGGTTGGCTTCTCATTCTTATGATTTTAGCAACATTTACTGGAATAATTATTAGAACTTATGAAGGAGTGTTACAATCTGCTATTGTTTTAATCTCTTTTATTCCTATGCTTATGTCAACTGGAGGAAATGCTGGTTCACAAGCTTCTATGCTAATTACTCGTGGAATAGCCCTTGAAGAGATTGAACTTTCTGATATTTGGGAGATTTTCTGGAAAGAGCTCAGAGTTAGTATTATAATAGGATTAGTCCTATCTATTGTAAACTTTTTAATTATTTACTATTTAAGTGATATTAATTTTGCTGTTTCTTTTGCTATATCACTTAGCTTATTTATAACTATAATCATAGCAAAAGTTGTTGGAAGTACACTTCCTATTATAGCTAAGGCTCTTAAATTTGACCCTGCTATAATAGCTAGTCCTCTTATTACCACTATGATTGATGCTTGTGCTTTAATAGTATTTTTCTTAGTATCTACACATTATTTACATTTAGCATAA
- a CDS encoding DUF4241 domain-containing protein, producing the protein MEFITKLKLEDKVVVTDPCYCYEPNQRGIVLLENVQAGDYKCYVIYNKEKRVKEAIILHESLSAWHQEDYLWLQDGFICVDAAIAGVINYSLHEEMRRCKNRNEKKWEDKYYKEICELFSKDTDTITFRENSFITSTGWGDGRYEVYVTKKEKNKILGIKIIYDEDEEEIEEDWEDEEEY; encoded by the coding sequence ATGGAATTTATAACTAAATTAAAATTAGAGGATAAGGTTGTGGTAACAGACCCTTGCTATTGCTATGAACCAAATCAAAGAGGAATAGTACTTTTAGAGAATGTTCAAGCTGGAGATTATAAATGTTATGTTATTTATAATAAAGAAAAAAGAGTAAAAGAAGCAATAATTTTACACGAAAGCTTATCTGCTTGGCATCAAGAAGATTACTTATGGTTGCAAGATGGATTTATCTGTGTTGATGCCGCTATAGCTGGAGTGATCAATTATAGCTTACATGAAGAGATGAGAAGATGCAAGAATAGAAATGAGAAAAAATGGGAAGATAAATATTATAAAGAAATATGTGAGTTATTTTCAAAAGATACTGATACAATTACTTTTAGAGAAAATTCTTTCATCACTAGTACTGGATGGGGTGATGGAAGATATGAAGTTTATGTTACTAAGAAAGAAAAAAATAAAATCCTCGGAATAAAAATAATCTATGATGAAGATGAAGAGGAAATCGAAGAGGATTGGGAAGATGAAGAAGAATATTAA
- a CDS encoding toxin-antitoxin system YwqK family antitoxin — translation MLKKLIAIFFILPCFLFSEDRIESIKNKEKIDNIIYFKGEKLPFSGKFIDTHLEEEYKNGIREGYYKNIIEIDGEKYICEGRFEDGLKHGEWIIKFSEGKPKAILKYYYDRPIGEWKYFYLNGEIMEIEKFVDGELDGEVVEFNLKGNPKMRMNFEEGLLNKEFIAYHPNGKISTLANFKFGKLNGELKLFTTQGVKVVDGYYKLNEREGEWRFFYNTGELKSIVNYKNGKRDGKSIIYGKGGEILQDLNFKEGLDSDGSQEYKNYGDKILKGFERFTEDLEYKKYDKILDEI, via the coding sequence GTGTTAAAAAAATTAATAGCAATATTTTTTATCCTACCTTGCTTTCTATTTTCCGAAGATAGAATAGAGAGTATAAAAAATAAAGAGAAAATAGATAATATTATCTATTTTAAGGGAGAAAAATTGCCATTTTCAGGTAAATTTATAGATACACATCTTGAAGAAGAGTATAAAAACGGAATAAGAGAGGGATATTATAAAAATATTATAGAGATAGATGGAGAAAAATATATTTGTGAAGGAAGATTTGAAGATGGATTAAAACATGGTGAATGGATAATAAAATTTTCAGAAGGAAAACCTAAAGCTATTTTAAAGTATTACTATGATAGACCAATCGGTGAGTGGAAGTATTTTTATCTAAATGGAGAGATAATGGAAATAGAAAAATTTGTTGATGGGGAGTTAGATGGAGAGGTAGTAGAATTTAATTTAAAAGGAAATCCAAAAATGAGAATGAACTTTGAAGAAGGATTATTGAATAAGGAGTTTATAGCTTATCATCCAAATGGAAAAATATCAACACTTGCTAATTTTAAATTTGGAAAATTAAATGGAGAATTAAAATTGTTTACAACTCAAGGAGTAAAAGTGGTAGATGGGTATTATAAGCTTAATGAAAGGGAAGGAGAGTGGAGATTTTTTTATAATACTGGAGAATTGAAGAGTATAGTTAATTATAAAAATGGCAAAAGAGATGGGAAAAGTATAATTTATGGAAAGGGAGGTGAGATATTACAAGATTTAAATTTTAAAGAGGGACTCGATAGTGATGGAAGTCAAGAATATAAAAATTACGGAGATAAGATATTGAAAGGGTTTGAAAGATTTACAGAAGATTTGGAGTATAAAAAATATGATAAAATCTTAGATGAAATATAG
- a CDS encoding molecular chaperone: MKKIIVLGLFIILGTVATALNFSIYPTKFEVDLTKSNTYEMYIVNNTDLPLRVGITPESDPNFGADYNLNSIIRVFPKTVSVKPAGKQVVRFRITPSKDIKEGEYKSHITFTEIPSAIKTKNVSLDSISSEVQMIASILISVYGKGDNSIVEGGIKNLSYQFDKGILTLSGIGYSTGNTSLKFDYSLEGKGIKSEGRLANSPRTGEGNISTSINLENAKKGDKVNLIIKDQNGKVCYSKTLTL; the protein is encoded by the coding sequence ATGAAAAAAATTATAGTATTAGGATTATTTATTATTTTAGGAACAGTAGCAACTGCTTTAAATTTTTCTATCTATCCAACAAAATTTGAAGTTGATTTAACCAAAAGTAATACCTATGAGATGTATATAGTAAACAATACAGATTTACCACTAAGAGTAGGAATCACTCCAGAAAGTGATCCTAATTTTGGAGCTGATTATAATCTAAATTCAATTATAAGAGTTTTTCCAAAAACTGTTTCAGTTAAACCAGCTGGGAAACAGGTAGTAAGATTTAGAATTACACCTAGTAAAGATATTAAAGAGGGAGAGTATAAAAGTCATATTACATTTACGGAGATACCTTCAGCAATAAAAACTAAGAATGTGAGTTTAGATAGTATTTCAAGTGAAGTACAGATGATAGCTTCGATTTTAATATCAGTATATGGAAAGGGAGATAATTCTATTGTTGAGGGAGGAATAAAAAATTTAAGTTATCAATTTGATAAAGGAATTTTAACTTTATCGGGAATTGGATATTCAACAGGAAATACCTCTTTAAAATTTGATTACTCTTTAGAGGGAAAGGGAATAAAGTCAGAAGGAAGACTAGCTAATTCACCAAGAACTGGAGAAGGAAATATATCAACAAGTATAAACTTAGAAAATGCTAAAAAAGGTGACAAGGTTAATCTTATAATAAAGGATCAAAATGGAAAAGTATGTTATAGTAAGACTTTAACATTATAG
- a CDS encoding recombinase family protein: protein MSNNHISSTKISAIYCRESTEKQNIQSLIDMCKKAAKKINLQNIKVYYDVASGYNKDREQYNKLKEDIQNNLVDTLVLYESSRLTRDELEHHIFYGLLRVHNVKVYTVTHGWLDLHDADDTFLTNLLNLLDAREGRKTAKRSKDRMTELAEQGRWTGGPAPLGYKLVNKELVIVPEDAEKVKTIFKLFLDGKTRQSIASLFGYEVKKVRRLLENPIYIGKLKYHSVEIVNKKKIHHKDYKLLNGIHESIIDENTFSLVQGKLKNIKVERNTDTYIFKDLLKCTCGRKMYRVIKKYKYLKKTTNKFSIKNENLYYCRTSDKYKSVGCGAIGIHEDELFEEVMASLKNIILSLEVENIDNQFDDYQSQLSLYKKELTSLSGKEELLTRQLLNSLISEEVFEKLMKELKEKKEFLEERIKNLTTLITNKKNTNKNSEILKKYFLKLEKEKAPEKINNFLRLIIDEIEMVNDYRFYIHLKF from the coding sequence GTGTCGAATAATCACATATCCTCTACTAAAATTTCAGCAATTTATTGTAGAGAAAGTACTGAAAAACAAAATATACAAAGTCTTATAGATATGTGTAAAAAGGCTGCTAAAAAAATAAACCTTCAGAATATAAAGGTTTATTATGATGTAGCCTCTGGGTACAATAAAGATAGAGAGCAATATAACAAATTAAAAGAAGATATTCAAAATAATTTAGTGGATACTTTAGTGTTATATGAAAGTTCCAGGCTTACAAGAGATGAATTAGAGCATCATATATTTTATGGATTGTTGAGAGTCCATAATGTTAAAGTTTATACTGTCACACATGGTTGGCTAGACTTACATGATGCTGATGATACTTTTCTAACTAATCTTTTAAATTTATTAGATGCTAGAGAGGGAAGAAAAACAGCTAAAAGAAGTAAGGACAGAATGACTGAATTAGCAGAGCAAGGGAGATGGACTGGAGGACCAGCTCCCTTAGGATATAAATTGGTTAATAAAGAACTAGTAATAGTTCCAGAAGATGCCGAAAAAGTTAAGACTATTTTCAAGCTTTTTTTAGATGGTAAAACTAGACAATCAATAGCTTCTTTATTTGGTTATGAAGTCAAAAAAGTTAGAAGGCTATTAGAAAATCCTATCTACATTGGAAAATTAAAATACCATTCTGTTGAAATAGTTAATAAGAAAAAAATTCATCATAAAGATTATAAACTTTTAAATGGAATCCATGAGTCTATTATAGATGAAAATACTTTTTCCTTGGTACAAGGTAAATTAAAAAATATTAAAGTTGAAAGAAATACAGACACATATATTTTTAAAGATTTATTAAAATGTACTTGTGGAAGAAAAATGTATAGAGTTATAAAAAAGTACAAATACTTAAAAAAAACAACTAATAAATTTTCTATAAAAAATGAAAATCTTTACTACTGTAGAACTTCTGATAAATATAAGAGTGTAGGTTGTGGAGCAATCGGAATCCATGAAGATGAATTATTTGAAGAAGTAATGGCTTCTTTAAAAAATATTATTTTGTCTTTAGAAGTAGAGAATATTGATAATCAATTTGATGACTATCAATCTCAATTATCTCTTTATAAAAAGGAGTTGACTTCACTCTCTGGAAAAGAAGAACTTTTAACTAGGCAGTTGTTAAACTCTCTTATATCTGAAGAAGTTTTTGAAAAATTAATGAAAGAGTTAAAAGAAAAAAAAGAGTTTTTAGAGGAAAGAATTAAAAATTTAACTACATTAATTACTAATAAAAAGAATACTAATAAAAATTCAGAGATATTAAAAAAATATTTTTTGAAATTAGAAAAAGAAAAAGCTCCAGAAAAAATAAACAACTTTTTAAGACTTATAATAGATGAAATTGAGATGGTAAATGATTATAGATTCTACATCCATTTAAAATTTTAA
- a CDS encoding DUF4402 domain-containing protein, whose amino-acid sequence MKKILGLLFGLMLGTISFALGEASADVEVYAEVLGPLEVTTTPVNFGVVAKNSNRNTPQTEGTINIKGSEGANVRVTFTSSDREWDATKGAVLVFLSPTGEINSSDLTKTLYYYADIFYNDSKLQSNSIVIPESGEVNFTVGGTLDAGNVVPGRYEGKFTVKVQYD is encoded by the coding sequence ATGAAAAAAATATTAGGATTATTATTTGGGTTAATGTTAGGAACAATTTCTTTTGCTTTAGGAGAGGCTAGTGCTGATGTTGAAGTATATGCAGAGGTTTTAGGTCCATTAGAGGTAACAACTACTCCAGTTAATTTTGGAGTAGTTGCTAAAAATAGTAACAGAAATACACCACAAACAGAGGGAACTATAAATATAAAGGGGAGTGAAGGAGCTAATGTAAGAGTTACTTTTACAAGCTCAGATAGAGAGTGGGATGCAACAAAGGGAGCTGTACTTGTTTTTCTTTCACCTACTGGTGAGATAAATTCGAGTGATTTAACAAAAACACTTTACTATTATGCGGATATTTTCTATAATGATAGTAAATTACAGAGTAATTCAATTGTAATACCAGAGAGTGGAGAGGTAAATTTTACAGTTGGAGGAACTTTAGATGCTGGTAATGTTGTACCAGGAAGATATGAAGGTAAGTTTACAGTAAAAGTTCAATATGACTAG
- a CDS encoding O-methyltransferase — protein MLEELREANEYIISKIRENDELVLEMEKYAEEHNVPIVTKEVAEYLKFIVRSNNIKNVLEVGTAIGYSGILMAKEIEKNNGKLYTIEIDEERYNLAQENFKKSGLKNIVSMKGDAVEEIKKIDENFDFVFIDASKGHYLEFFEDSYKLLNKNGIIFIDNIMFRGYLYKEYPKRFKTIVRRLNEFIEYLYSRDGGEFVLLPFGDGIGLFCKQIPENTNEEK, from the coding sequence ATGTTAGAAGAGTTAAGAGAAGCAAATGAGTATATTATAAGTAAGATAAGAGAAAATGATGAGTTAGTACTAGAGATGGAGAAATATGCTGAGGAGCATAATGTTCCAATAGTAACAAAAGAGGTAGCAGAGTATTTAAAGTTTATAGTGAGAAGTAATAATATAAAAAATGTACTAGAGGTAGGAACTGCAATAGGATATTCTGGAATACTTATGGCAAAAGAGATAGAAAAGAATAATGGAAAGTTATATACAATAGAGATTGATGAAGAGAGATATAATTTAGCTCAAGAAAACTTCAAAAAGTCAGGACTAAAAAATATTGTTTCAATGAAGGGAGATGCTGTAGAAGAGATAAAGAAGATTGATGAAAACTTTGATTTTGTTTTTATTGATGCATCTAAAGGACATTATTTAGAGTTTTTTGAAGACTCATATAAACTATTAAATAAAAATGGAATAATATTTATAGATAATATTATGTTTAGAGGTTATCTATATAAAGAGTATCCAAAAAGATTTAAAACTATAGTTAGAAGATTAAATGAGTTTATAGAGTATCTATATTCTAGAGATGGAGGAGAGTTTGTACTTTTACCTTTTGGAGATGGAATTGGTCTGTTCTGCAAACAAATCCCTGAAAACACAAACGAGGAAAAATAA
- a CDS encoding DUF4402 domain-containing protein, protein MRRVIYYMSFLIFSLISLGQDFRGEISKFYSNDVLAVGTTNRVRFSAEVTLTKDFANNQDYFQLDLKNGNKFLNLNNIKVSPINSIKEGNKIYFKSSTNGEIIKEIKFLLEGEALFNWLVKNQRDENIRIGYINDEFNPVYLNLSLQNFNPVQSLKIRVIDNMNLGKGEAGERLSTKKWGTPANISIEGEENKSVNITIPESTTIKNSKNESLIVDLSFRENGGQKLVKLLAPNNRDVFRIGNESRVVSKDILIDGETQTQKGNRGVYKGMFTVKVEYLD, encoded by the coding sequence ATGAGAAGAGTTATATATTATATGAGTTTTTTAATATTTTCTTTAATCTCTCTAGGTCAAGATTTTAGAGGAGAAATTTCTAAATTTTATTCTAACGATGTACTAGCAGTTGGAACAACCAATAGAGTGAGATTTTCAGCTGAGGTAACTTTAACAAAAGATTTTGCAAATAATCAAGATTACTTTCAATTAGATTTAAAAAATGGGAATAAATTTTTAAATCTAAATAATATAAAAGTATCTCCAATTAATAGTATAAAAGAGGGAAATAAGATTTACTTTAAAAGTTCAACAAATGGAGAAATTATAAAGGAGATAAAGTTTTTATTAGAGGGAGAGGCTCTATTCAATTGGTTAGTTAAAAATCAAAGAGATGAAAATATAAGAATAGGGTATATTAATGATGAGTTTAATCCTGTTTATCTAAATTTATCTTTACAAAATTTTAATCCTGTTCAAAGTTTAAAAATAAGAGTTATAGATAACATGAACCTTGGAAAAGGAGAGGCTGGAGAAAGATTATCTACAAAAAAATGGGGAACTCCTGCAAATATAAGTATAGAAGGTGAAGAGAATAAAAGTGTTAATATAACTATACCAGAGAGTACAACTATTAAAAATTCTAAAAATGAAAGTTTAATAGTAGATTTAAGTTTTAGGGAAAATGGGGGACAAAAATTAGTTAAATTATTAGCTCCGAACAATAGAGATGTATTTAGGATAGGAAATGAGAGTAGGGTTGTATCTAAAGATATTTTAATTGATGGAGAAACTCAAACTCAAAAAGGAAATCGAGGAGTGTATAAGGGAATGTTTACTGTAAAGGTGGAATATCTTGATTAA
- a CDS encoding LacI family DNA-binding transcriptional regulator: MATLKDIAKLTGVSISTISRILNNDTTLNVSSQTKDKVIETASKLNYKTIAQRYKDSKTKKYKIGIAQMFDLEEQKKDIYYVMMRTVLEEICLEKNIEVISLFRNQDKNFIKINKKKLDGIFPIGRFTVEEIENFELYTKNIVFIDSSPDELTYHSIIPNYQLGLKLALKHFLERGHKNIGFIGSRYTFGNTKEWEIDSRYVYFKSFLEGHKLLNEDFIIECDMNANSGYKSMMEFLKNKSLPSAFFISSDVIAPGILKALNEKNIKVPVDISLITFNDTPLSEFATPSLSSIRIFMREYAHAALSVMEELWAGEHGVKKIIMPCNLVERESVKDFSSK; the protein is encoded by the coding sequence ATGGCAACATTAAAAGATATAGCTAAATTAACTGGGGTTTCTATTTCAACAATATCTAGAATTTTAAATAATGACACTACTCTTAATGTTTCTTCTCAAACTAAAGATAAAGTAATTGAAACTGCTAGTAAACTAAATTATAAAACTATTGCTCAACGTTATAAAGATAGTAAAACTAAAAAATATAAAATTGGAATAGCACAGATGTTTGACCTAGAGGAACAAAAAAAAGACATCTACTATGTAATGATGAGAACAGTATTAGAAGAAATTTGTCTTGAGAAAAATATTGAGGTTATCTCTCTCTTTAGAAATCAAGATAAAAACTTTATAAAAATAAATAAGAAGAAACTAGATGGAATTTTTCCAATTGGAAGATTTACTGTTGAAGAGATTGAAAACTTTGAATTATATACTAAAAATATTGTTTTTATTGATTCCTCTCCAGATGAACTAACATATCATAGCATAATTCCAAACTATCAACTTGGATTAAAATTAGCTCTTAAACATTTTTTAGAAAGAGGACATAAAAATATTGGTTTTATCGGAAGTAGATATACATTTGGAAATACTAAGGAATGGGAAATTGACTCTAGATATGTCTATTTTAAAAGTTTTTTAGAAGGACATAAACTTCTTAATGAAGATTTTATAATCGAATGTGATATGAATGCTAACTCAGGTTATAAAAGCATGATGGAATTTCTAAAAAATAAGAGTCTTCCCAGTGCATTTTTTATCTCATCTGATGTTATTGCACCTGGAATTTTAAAAGCTCTTAATGAAAAAAATATAAAAGTTCCAGTAGATATTAGTTTAATTACTTTTAATGATACTCCTCTTTCAGAATTTGCTACTCCATCTCTTTCATCAATTAGAATATTTATGAGAGAGTATGCTCACGCTGCCCTAAGTGTTATGGAGGAACTTTGGGCTGGTGAGCATGGGGTAAAAAAAATTATTATGCCTTGCAACTTAGTTGAAAGAGAGAGTGTAAAAGATTTCTCTTCCAAATAA
- the rsmB gene encoding 16S rRNA (cytosine(967)-C(5))-methyltransferase RsmB, producing the protein MNIKARVISLIKEVENGKYSNIALNEYFKENPLTKKERGFITELFYGVIRNKIFLDYEIDKRTTTIKKDWIRNILRISMYQMSFMKSDDKGVIWEATELAKKKFSVPVGKFINGVLRSYQREWQEDVKELKEQGKNYINLSYPKWFYDKIISEYGIEEGELYLTSLKKIPYISFRVNTLKYSNLEFEKLLQEKGIEIIKKVDTVYYVDSGVLLYSDEFKEGKIIVQDASSYLSSRNLNPKSNESVLDTCSAPGGKTAVLGELMNNTGELLALDIYPHKLKLIEENCHKCGVTIVKPVKMDARKLKEQGKKFDKILVDAPCSGYGVLRKKPEAIYNKDVENVQELAKLQFEILESASQVLKDGGELVYSTCTILKEENGENIKRFLEKYPEFKTVQLYIPENVNGTYDSVDGFTVDYKEDILDGFYIVKLSKK; encoded by the coding sequence ATGAATATAAAAGCTAGAGTTATTAGCCTAATAAAAGAAGTAGAAAATGGTAAATATTCAAATATAGCTCTGAATGAGTACTTTAAAGAAAATCCCCTTACTAAAAAGGAAAGAGGCTTTATAACAGAGCTTTTCTATGGGGTAATTAGAAATAAAATTTTTCTAGATTATGAAATAGATAAGAGAACTACAACGATAAAGAAAGATTGGATAAGAAATATACTTAGAATCTCTATGTATCAAATGAGTTTTATGAAAAGTGATGATAAGGGAGTTATCTGGGAGGCTACAGAGTTAGCTAAGAAAAAATTTAGTGTTCCAGTAGGAAAGTTTATCAATGGTGTACTTAGAAGCTATCAAAGAGAGTGGCAAGAGGATGTAAAAGAGTTAAAAGAGCAAGGTAAAAACTATATAAATTTATCTTATCCAAAATGGTTTTATGATAAGATTATATCGGAGTATGGAATAGAAGAGGGAGAACTATATTTAACTTCTTTAAAAAAGATACCGTATATAAGTTTTAGAGTAAATACTTTAAAATATAGCAATTTAGAATTTGAAAAATTATTACAGGAAAAGGGAATAGAGATTATAAAAAAAGTTGATACAGTCTATTATGTAGACTCTGGAGTTTTACTTTATAGTGATGAGTTTAAAGAGGGAAAGATAATAGTTCAAGATGCTTCATCATATCTTTCATCTAGAAATTTAAATCCTAAATCTAATGAATCAGTCTTAGATACTTGTAGTGCTCCAGGTGGAAAAACTGCTGTTTTAGGAGAGTTAATGAATAACACAGGGGAGCTATTAGCACTAGATATATATCCTCATAAATTAAAATTAATAGAGGAAAATTGTCATAAGTGTGGAGTAACTATTGTAAAACCAGTTAAAATGGATGCTAGAAAATTAAAAGAGCAAGGTAAAAAATTTGATAAGATATTAGTTGATGCACCATGTAGTGGGTATGGAGTTCTAAGAAAGAAACCAGAAGCTATATACAATAAAGATGTTGAAAATGTGCAAGAACTTGCAAAACTTCAGTTTGAAATATTAGAGTCAGCCTCACAAGTTTTAAAAGATGGAGGAGAATTGGTGTATAGTACTTGTACTATTTTAAAAGAGGAAAATGGAGAAAATATAAAAAGATTTTTGGAGAAGTATCCAGAATTTAAGACAGTTCAACTCTATATTCCAGAGAATGTCAATGGAACATATGATAGTGTAGATGGCTTTACTGTAGACTATAAAGAGGATATCTTAGATGGATTCTATATAGTTAAGTTATCAAAAAAGTAA